From the Vibrio vulnificus CMCP6 genome, one window contains:
- the nhaA gene encoding Na+/H+ antiporter NhaA: MTKRKKRAAINLTRLPIEYIDWLSRPIYRFIHIESAAGIVLFISTLLAVLLANSHLSEEFARFWQISLGMTVGDLVFERSLHKWVNDAGMTLFFFLIALELKRELVLGELRNPQLALLSIAAALGGMSTPPLFYLLLQYGESGQHGWGTVMATDTAFVIGCLALLGRSIPSSLRIFMLSMAVVDDIGAIFVVAIGYGEAVDWLVLSYALLGFMLVRAMAFLGVRSLVLFSIVGGAIWLVIDMSGVHPTITGVILGLLTPTNKWMSRQHLFIIMEALVPSSPSQQWSGDKREGEILKTAAAAARETLSPVERLEMLLHPWVGFVVLPLFALANAGVSLTSVNLTSPITLAVFVGFVFGKPIGIVLFSWIAVWLGIAKLPENLNWGMVFGGGMLAGIGFTMALFISELAYNPDQINAAKLGIFIASITSALIGFLCLRYFAAREKQKRT; encoded by the coding sequence ATGACTAAAAGAAAGAAGAGAGCAGCCATTAATCTGACCCGGCTACCAATAGAGTACATTGATTGGTTATCTCGTCCTATATACCGTTTTATTCATATTGAATCTGCCGCTGGAATTGTACTGTTTATTTCAACGCTCTTAGCTGTTTTATTGGCTAATTCACATTTAAGTGAGGAGTTTGCTCGTTTTTGGCAGATTTCGCTAGGGATGACGGTTGGTGATTTAGTTTTTGAGCGTTCATTACACAAATGGGTCAATGATGCCGGAATGACCCTATTTTTCTTTCTTATTGCCTTGGAGCTTAAGCGTGAGTTAGTGCTAGGTGAACTTCGCAATCCCCAATTAGCTCTCCTTTCCATTGCTGCTGCTCTTGGAGGCATGTCGACCCCGCCTCTTTTTTACTTACTTCTACAGTACGGTGAATCCGGTCAGCATGGTTGGGGGACGGTCATGGCAACGGATACCGCCTTTGTGATCGGATGTCTTGCACTCTTAGGGCGAAGCATTCCAAGCAGTTTGCGGATATTCATGTTATCAATGGCCGTGGTGGATGATATCGGTGCGATCTTTGTTGTCGCTATTGGTTACGGAGAAGCGGTTGACTGGCTGGTGTTATCCTATGCGTTGTTGGGCTTTATGCTTGTCCGTGCGATGGCTTTCTTAGGGGTCCGTAGTCTTGTACTCTTTTCTATTGTCGGCGGAGCAATATGGTTGGTTATCGATATGTCTGGTGTTCATCCAACAATTACAGGAGTGATTCTCGGCTTACTAACCCCCACGAATAAATGGATGAGTAGGCAGCATCTTTTTATCATTATGGAGGCTTTAGTGCCATCTTCACCTAGTCAACAATGGAGTGGTGACAAGAGAGAAGGAGAGATCTTAAAAACCGCAGCGGCGGCTGCACGAGAAACGCTTTCACCTGTAGAGCGGCTGGAAATGTTGCTTCATCCTTGGGTCGGGTTTGTTGTTTTACCGTTGTTTGCTCTTGCTAACGCGGGAGTTTCATTGACCAGTGTAAACCTAACGTCTCCTATTACGCTGGCTGTTTTTGTGGGTTTTGTTTTTGGTAAACCTATCGGTATTGTCTTGTTTAGTTGGATTGCTGTCTGGCTAGGGATCGCGAAATTGCCTGAAAATTTGAATTGGGGAATGGTATTTGGGGGAGGTATGTTGGCTGGTATTGGTTTTACTATGGCACTATTCATCTCGGAACTAGCGTATAACCCAGACCAAATAAATGCTGCGAAATTGGGTATCTTCATCGCGTCCATTACTTCGGCTTTAATTGGTTTCCTCTGTTTACGGTATTTCGCGGCTAGAGAAAAACAGAAGAGGACTTAA
- a CDS encoding DUF1840 domain-containing protein yields the protein MLVNFSCKNHASVTMFGDVAQEMIKMMGHSGAIPGAILAPNIPEALKQLKSELKQENIRRLNLVETQEENEHSEHSVSIIVRAYPLLNLLNSAIAGECDVMWDTL from the coding sequence ATGTTGGTAAATTTTAGTTGTAAAAATCATGCAAGTGTCACAATGTTTGGGGACGTGGCCCAAGAAATGATAAAAATGATGGGACATAGCGGAGCTATACCAGGCGCAATTCTCGCACCAAACATTCCAGAAGCGTTGAAGCAGCTCAAAAGCGAACTGAAACAAGAAAACATACGACGCCTTAATCTTGTTGAAACACAAGAAGAAAATGAACACTCAGAACATTCCGTCTCGATTATTGTTCGAGCCTATCCATTACTTAACTTATTAAATTCGGCAATAGCGGGGGAGTGTGACGTTATGTGGGACACACTTTGA
- a CDS encoding alanine/ornithine racemase family PLP-dependent enzyme has protein sequence MRYPKLDLDCFKIHHNTQYLIERLALKNVSVTPVTKSCLGHPIIAQLLIDAGASTLADSRIENIQRMVHSGITVPKMLIRTPMLSQTAKVVEYCDISLNTEIQVIQQLSRVAKQVNSKHGVIIMVELGDLREGVMPSRLIGFISEIISLPNIIIKGIGANLTCRYGITPDDKKMRLLSDLADGIEAVFGINLEIISGGNSSSINWVLAHQGRTRINNLRLGEAIFLGCVPNEQQPLGGLHTDAVTLTAEVIEAKIKPSLPWGNRGVNAFGEKEALQDRGSVAQAILALGRQDVCVQGLHPPDDMSIVSSSSDHLIIETAEESLIVGNKVPFKLDYSAFLSAMSSSSVHKVFNHRCLRKGL, from the coding sequence GTGAGGTACCCAAAGCTAGATCTCGATTGTTTTAAAATTCATCATAATACTCAGTATCTCATTGAACGACTGGCTTTAAAAAATGTGTCAGTCACACCTGTGACAAAATCCTGTTTAGGCCATCCCATCATTGCTCAGCTTCTCATTGATGCTGGTGCAAGTACACTAGCAGACTCCAGAATCGAAAATATCCAAAGAATGGTCCATTCTGGGATTACGGTACCCAAAATGCTCATTCGTACCCCAATGCTGAGCCAAACAGCGAAGGTTGTAGAGTATTGTGATATCAGTTTGAACACTGAAATCCAAGTTATTCAGCAACTCTCCCGCGTTGCAAAACAAGTGAATTCCAAACACGGCGTGATAATCATGGTTGAGCTTGGGGATTTAAGAGAAGGAGTGATGCCAAGTCGTCTCATTGGTTTTATTAGTGAAATCATATCTTTACCTAATATAATCATAAAAGGCATTGGGGCGAATCTTACCTGTCGCTACGGCATCACACCGGATGACAAAAAAATGAGACTTCTGTCTGATCTCGCTGATGGTATCGAAGCCGTATTTGGTATCAACCTTGAGATTATTTCCGGAGGCAACTCCTCTTCCATCAATTGGGTTCTGGCTCATCAAGGGAGAACTCGCATCAACAACTTGCGACTAGGGGAAGCCATTTTTCTCGGTTGTGTGCCTAATGAGCAACAACCGCTCGGAGGTCTCCACACAGATGCGGTCACATTAACTGCTGAAGTGATCGAAGCCAAAATTAAACCATCTCTGCCCTGGGGTAATCGAGGCGTAAATGCATTTGGTGAGAAGGAAGCACTCCAAGACCGAGGATCCGTTGCACAGGCGATTCTTGCCCTAGGCCGTCAAGATGTTTGTGTTCAGGGGCTGCACCCACCTGACGACATGAGTATTGTGTCATCGAGTAGCGATCATCTGATCATTGAAACAGCCGAAGAGTCTCTAATTGTTGGAAATAAAGTGCCATTTAAACTCGATTACAGTGCATTTTTATCCGCGATGTCTTCAAGTTCAGTGCATAAAGTGTTTAACCATCGTTGCCTAAGAAAAGGCTTATGA
- a CDS encoding DUF1611 domain-containing protein: MSISTRKLRNIFQLTRTEHIKNDHSPTRPEPWTPLCHKVNPTTPTAIIYCEGNFGKTDGKTANGLVRHSPNYRILSVIDSELSGSNSGEILDGKKNTIPIFSDLEEALRHTDIAPSYFIFGIAPSNGLLSDTERDILLKAMSCHINIIIGLHEFLTEDPVFIEASLKYNVHIVDVRKPKNNENMQSFSGKIHQVKCPRIAVMGTDCALGKRTTATILTNELRNKGLNVVMIATGQTGIMQGAPYGVALDAVSSFFCAGELEAVIVKAYENENPDIIIIEGQGALSHQAFSTSSHILRGCCPTAVILQHAPKRAYRVDFPELPIPSVAYEINLIQAFSDTTVIGLTLNHEGLSSDEILSAISAYSAELGLPVTDPLSQPKEHLLQMIFSAYPLLENTRAELR; encoded by the coding sequence ATGTCAATTTCAACTAGAAAGTTAAGAAACATCTTTCAATTAACTAGAACCGAACATATAAAAAACGACCATAGCCCAACTCGTCCGGAACCTTGGACGCCTCTTTGTCATAAAGTTAATCCGACGACGCCCACTGCAATTATTTACTGTGAAGGTAACTTTGGTAAAACCGACGGAAAAACAGCGAACGGTTTGGTAAGACACTCTCCCAATTATCGAATTTTGTCGGTGATTGATAGTGAACTTTCAGGCTCTAACTCTGGAGAAATACTTGACGGTAAAAAAAACACCATTCCCATCTTTTCAGACCTAGAAGAAGCCCTGCGTCACACAGACATCGCTCCTAGCTACTTTATTTTTGGAATTGCACCATCAAATGGCTTACTTTCTGACACCGAAAGAGACATCCTTCTAAAAGCTATGTCTTGTCATATAAACATCATTATTGGATTACATGAATTTCTAACCGAAGACCCTGTTTTTATTGAAGCCAGTCTCAAATACAACGTCCATATCGTTGATGTTCGCAAACCCAAGAACAACGAAAATATGCAATCATTTAGTGGAAAAATACACCAAGTCAAATGCCCTAGAATTGCGGTAATGGGGACAGACTGCGCTTTAGGAAAAAGAACAACTGCGACTATTTTAACCAACGAGTTAAGAAACAAAGGGCTGAATGTCGTTATGATAGCAACGGGGCAGACTGGCATTATGCAAGGCGCTCCCTACGGTGTTGCGCTAGACGCCGTCTCTTCTTTTTTCTGTGCTGGTGAGTTGGAAGCGGTCATTGTGAAGGCCTATGAGAATGAAAACCCCGATATCATCATCATCGAAGGCCAAGGGGCATTGAGTCACCAAGCCTTTTCTACCAGCTCTCATATATTACGAGGCTGCTGTCCAACGGCTGTTATTTTGCAGCACGCCCCGAAACGGGCGTATCGCGTTGATTTCCCAGAACTGCCAATCCCGTCAGTAGCCTATGAAATCAATCTTATTCAGGCCTTCTCAGACACCACTGTGATAGGATTAACACTGAATCACGAAGGGTTGTCTTCCGATGAAATACTATCAGCAATCAGTGCTTATTCTGCTGAGTTGGGCCTACCGGTGACAGACCCATTGTCTCAACCTAAAGAACATCTGTTACAAATGATCTTCTCAGCCTATCCTTTGCTAGAAAATACTAGAGCAGAACTAAGGTGA
- a CDS encoding MFS transporter encodes MNYYLYIFSHLASIVAFRSTTIIVIWALVQSFGQAESVGLLVAIMWIANILFLPVSGYFLDIYSKKTIILISSIGSAVAATLLLSFNSSLLICILLVSILSIFNSAISAAPNAVIPLLVSQDRLTKAIGLAATLNSLQVIIGVIIGGGVIYAIGIEVSLFVTTALYLLSLVLILSVRLPSVSPEQGEVSGKRVSQLTQGFRSLSTLKPEVMFCFSAMVGNFILTPLISIVIPIYVQQSLNNNIGYVVLFESAIAVGMIAGGTMAMRAASFMNRYHQVLLGGLLIGVGVVAFAAFEHTYIKAFALFSSGMGLTIKGIPFSSLRGHAVPANYKARIESAIFTLCILSIPLGSFTFSYLIDNTQLDINSLVMFMGVLIVLSLTFIVFSKESVAVLKTKDEELVHYYTTHYPQAFK; translated from the coding sequence ATGAACTACTACTTGTATATTTTTTCTCACTTAGCCTCCATCGTTGCTTTTCGAAGTACGACGATTATCGTGATATGGGCTTTAGTGCAGTCATTTGGCCAAGCAGAAAGTGTTGGACTTTTAGTGGCCATTATGTGGATTGCTAATATTCTATTTTTGCCGGTTTCAGGTTATTTCCTAGACATCTACTCAAAGAAAACCATCATACTGATTTCGAGCATCGGCTCTGCGGTGGCGGCAACGCTACTGTTGTCCTTCAATAGCTCCTTGCTCATTTGTATCTTACTCGTTTCAATACTCTCCATATTCAATAGTGCAATCTCAGCAGCCCCTAATGCCGTAATCCCCCTTTTAGTGAGTCAAGACAGGTTAACAAAGGCCATTGGTTTGGCTGCAACGTTGAACTCTTTGCAAGTGATAATAGGTGTCATTATTGGTGGTGGGGTCATTTATGCGATTGGTATAGAAGTATCTTTGTTTGTCACAACAGCACTCTATTTACTGTCTCTCGTCCTAATTTTATCGGTGCGTCTTCCTAGTGTTTCGCCTGAGCAGGGAGAGGTTTCTGGGAAAAGAGTTTCCCAGCTTACTCAAGGTTTTCGAAGTTTAAGCACATTAAAACCTGAAGTGATGTTTTGTTTTTCAGCGATGGTCGGCAATTTCATTCTAACCCCACTAATTTCAATTGTTATACCAATCTATGTCCAACAGAGTCTCAATAACAACATTGGTTATGTTGTGCTGTTTGAGTCTGCGATCGCAGTTGGAATGATAGCTGGAGGGACGATGGCGATGAGAGCGGCTTCGTTTATGAACCGATATCACCAAGTTCTTTTAGGTGGACTTTTAATTGGTGTCGGGGTAGTGGCTTTCGCTGCATTTGAACACACATACATAAAAGCGTTTGCACTCTTCAGCTCAGGGATGGGACTCACCATCAAAGGTATTCCTTTTAGCTCACTTAGAGGTCATGCCGTACCTGCAAACTATAAGGCTAGGATAGAATCTGCGATCTTTACGCTTTGTATCTTGAGCATACCATTAGGCAGTTTTACGTTTAGCTACCTCATTGATAACACACAACTGGATATTAATAGTCTGGTGATGTTTATGGGCGTTCTTATTGTCTTATCACTCACTTTTATTGTGTTTTCAAAAGAGAGTGTGGCGGTTTTAAAAACAAAAGACGAAGAATTGGTCCACTACTACACAACTCATTACCCACAGGCCTTCAAATAA
- a CDS encoding aKG-HExxH-type peptide beta-hydroxylase, with the protein MEITTANWAKPSAERADWIIKCNLEELAESLIYIHGFFDVKESDLKEVLGRKQVSFRQNMPQAFLYHEYMIRNIESEHWKPELLFTHLLSELSPVNENKIEIVLYGHRYHQFTNEVLENLIADDHLECYGEHLKKRNQGITVPSESQFRYTRAEVEKCLNYIECSCPELYDEIKTVVSQIHIMSSPCVNAGSYLSMLGMFNIRYLDKSSEHWSRLAEHIIHESAHNLLYQLWHHDPIITDDDGLFYTPFRKDERPISGVFHAMFVLARTIYGFNQLLKNPDVHLETHQISSHYNEANNELPFTDKFYQTVEVLEKSGKLTEFGNRIVKDCVVLVEECKYKV; encoded by the coding sequence ATGGAAATAACAACTGCAAATTGGGCAAAGCCAAGTGCCGAGAGAGCGGATTGGATCATTAAATGCAATCTAGAAGAATTAGCAGAGAGTTTAATTTATATACATGGCTTCTTTGACGTTAAAGAAAGCGATCTCAAAGAGGTCTTAGGTCGAAAACAAGTGTCGTTTCGTCAAAATATGCCACAAGCTTTTTTATATCATGAATACATGATCAGAAATATTGAGAGTGAGCATTGGAAGCCTGAACTTCTTTTTACACACTTGCTGTCGGAATTGAGTCCGGTCAATGAAAACAAGATAGAGATTGTTTTGTATGGGCATAGATATCATCAGTTTACGAATGAGGTTTTAGAAAACTTAATCGCTGATGATCACTTGGAGTGCTATGGCGAGCATCTTAAGAAACGTAATCAAGGGATCACTGTTCCTAGCGAATCTCAGTTTCGCTACACACGGGCTGAAGTGGAAAAGTGTTTAAACTACATCGAATGTTCCTGTCCTGAGCTATATGACGAAATAAAAACGGTCGTCTCTCAAATACACATCATGAGTTCTCCTTGTGTTAATGCTGGTAGTTATCTCAGTATGCTGGGCATGTTCAATATTCGCTATCTTGATAAATCCTCTGAACACTGGAGCCGTTTGGCAGAACATATTATCCACGAATCCGCGCACAACCTATTGTATCAACTTTGGCATCATGACCCGATTATTACAGACGACGATGGTCTTTTTTACACACCTTTTAGGAAAGATGAGCGACCGATTAGTGGGGTGTTCCACGCGATGTTTGTCTTGGCAAGGACCATTTACGGTTTCAACCAATTACTAAAAAATCCAGACGTTCATCTTGAGACACATCAGATCAGCAGCCACTATAATGAAGCCAATAACGAACTGCCATTCACCGACAAGTTTTATCAGACGGTTGAAGTCTTAGAGAAATCAGGAAAACTTACGGAATTCGGCAACAGAATTGTGAAAGATTGCGTCGTTTTGGTAGAAGAGTGCAAATATAAAGTTTAG
- a CDS encoding sigma-54 interaction domain-containing protein: MIIGYNKGLKRAIREVGLVAQTDSTALILGETGSGKELIARYIHQHSSRANNSFIRVNCGAIPSELIDSELFGHEKGSFTGASSKKKGWFERANGGTLFLDEIGELSLAAQVRLLRVLQEGTLTRVGGEQEINVNARIVAATHRNLEESVKGGIFREDLWFRINVFPIRLPALRDRIEDIADLAEYFAQKASNKLGLPLALPTESQISYLKKYEWPGNVRELQVIIERAAILGQGAFLAIEESLVLPQASIDNNGKVANQVREPIRTNGVFLTLNEALKLHITKALVHCHGRVEGPFGAAQLLAINPNTLRSKMKTLGISKTNYFK, translated from the coding sequence ATGATTATTGGATACAACAAAGGCTTAAAACGTGCGATACGTGAAGTTGGATTGGTCGCACAAACTGACTCAACTGCATTAATTCTTGGCGAAACAGGCTCGGGAAAGGAACTCATAGCGCGTTATATTCATCAACACTCCTCAAGAGCTAACAATAGCTTCATTCGTGTAAACTGTGGTGCTATTCCGTCGGAGCTGATTGATTCAGAGCTTTTTGGTCATGAAAAAGGAAGCTTTACTGGGGCCTCATCGAAAAAAAAAGGTTGGTTTGAAAGAGCTAACGGTGGAACCCTTTTTTTAGACGAAATTGGAGAATTGAGCCTAGCGGCACAGGTTCGTTTACTTAGGGTGCTTCAAGAAGGGACTCTAACGCGTGTTGGTGGAGAACAAGAGATCAATGTGAATGCCCGTATCGTTGCCGCAACTCATCGAAATCTAGAAGAATCTGTTAAAGGCGGTATCTTTCGTGAAGATCTTTGGTTTCGAATTAATGTTTTTCCTATTCGTTTACCAGCGTTGCGAGACAGAATAGAAGACATTGCTGATTTAGCAGAGTACTTTGCCCAGAAAGCATCCAATAAACTAGGACTTCCCTTGGCCTTACCCACAGAGTCACAAATTAGTTACCTGAAAAAATACGAGTGGCCAGGTAACGTGCGGGAACTTCAGGTCATCATTGAAAGAGCGGCAATACTGGGTCAAGGTGCATTTTTGGCGATTGAAGAATCGCTCGTTCTTCCTCAGGCATCTATAGACAATAATGGTAAGGTTGCTAATCAGGTAAGAGAGCCAATACGTACAAATGGAGTTTTTCTGACTTTAAATGAAGCGTTAAAGCTGCACATTACTAAAGCGTTAGTTCATTGTCATGGCCGAGTTGAAGGGCCATTTGGGGCGGCACAACTGCTGGCAATTAATCCGAATACTCTTCGCTCAAAAATGAAAACTCTGGGAATTAGCAAAACGAATTACTTTAAGTAG
- a CDS encoding RBBP9/YdeN family alpha/beta hydrolase yields the protein MKGNILIVPGYKGNPRGHWQTWIEKQYPNAQRLKAIDYHQPALFNWSTHISEYLAQQTHPVTIVAHSFGCLAAVLAIKQQRHMVNTALLVAPASPLRFTEDGHINDFPTSPTISAALPDKPLGITGLIVASQNDPWMDYKDAHELSLKWGMLFHNAGYAGHINIESGHGPYPKVKVLLDSLIYITQADR from the coding sequence ATGAAAGGTAACATTCTCATCGTCCCTGGTTACAAAGGCAATCCGAGAGGCCACTGGCAAACATGGATTGAAAAGCAATATCCTAATGCGCAGCGTCTCAAGGCCATTGACTATCACCAACCCGCACTTTTCAATTGGTCTACACACATCAGCGAGTATCTTGCCCAGCAAACACACCCCGTGACCATTGTTGCTCACAGTTTTGGTTGCCTTGCTGCTGTACTGGCAATAAAACAGCAGAGGCACATGGTGAATACGGCTTTACTTGTTGCGCCAGCCTCTCCCCTTCGCTTCACGGAAGATGGACACATCAACGATTTTCCGACTTCCCCAACCATTTCAGCCGCTCTACCAGATAAGCCGCTAGGAATTACTGGTCTCATCGTTGCTTCCCAGAATGATCCGTGGATGGATTATAAGGACGCACACGAGTTGTCATTAAAGTGGGGAATGCTGTTTCACAACGCTGGATATGCCGGGCACATTAATATTGAGTCTGGACATGGCCCCTATCCCAAA